A portion of the Syntrophaceae bacterium genome contains these proteins:
- a CDS encoding MFS transporter, with product MESDNRREPPPGETKKTVRTFAFASFFNDMGSDMIYPIWPLFVASLGANMAVLGLIDGIGNAVVSLSQALSGYISDRTRKRKVFIWLGYLFGAVSRLGYALSATWHWLVPFRILDRAGKMRGAPRDAMVADLSKRSNRGENFGLIRTLDNAGALVGIVFCIVAFPFLGYQNLLLIAAVPSFIAVALIVVNIREQRLEDAKLFKGITLANLDGNFKLFVLLSAVFSLGAFSYSFLLIFANRFGFQVTTVPVFYLLFTLVATFCSYPFGVLSDRIGRKAVLQISYALWGLVCLTMIHADSAWMVVAAFVLFGLHQAGIDTVQKAFVSELGPVEYRASALGGFQMVTGLCALPASVVAGLLWDRFGMEAPFILSLALTAVSAALLFFVKERP from the coding sequence ATGGAATCGGACAACCGGCGGGAGCCGCCACCCGGAGAGACGAAGAAGACCGTCCGCACCTTTGCGTTCGCGTCGTTCTTCAACGACATGGGGTCGGACATGATCTACCCCATCTGGCCCCTCTTTGTCGCGTCCCTGGGGGCCAACATGGCCGTCCTCGGCCTCATCGACGGGATCGGCAACGCCGTCGTCTCCCTCTCGCAGGCCCTATCGGGCTACATCTCCGACCGGACGCGCAAGCGCAAGGTCTTCATCTGGCTGGGCTATCTCTTCGGGGCGGTCTCGCGGCTGGGCTACGCCCTGTCTGCCACGTGGCACTGGCTCGTCCCCTTCCGGATCCTCGACCGGGCGGGCAAGATGCGGGGCGCCCCGCGGGATGCCATGGTGGCGGACCTCTCGAAGCGAAGCAACCGGGGCGAAAACTTCGGGCTCATCCGGACCCTGGACAATGCCGGCGCGCTTGTCGGGATCGTCTTCTGCATCGTGGCCTTCCCGTTTCTCGGCTACCAGAACCTCCTGCTCATCGCCGCCGTGCCGTCCTTCATTGCCGTCGCCCTCATCGTGGTCAACATCCGCGAGCAGCGCCTCGAAGACGCAAAGCTCTTCAAGGGAATCACCCTCGCCAACCTCGACGGGAACTTCAAGCTCTTCGTCCTCCTGAGCGCGGTTTTTTCGCTCGGGGCCTTCAGCTACTCCTTTCTGCTCATCTTCGCCAACCGGTTCGGCTTCCAGGTCACCACGGTGCCCGTCTTCTACCTGCTGTTCACGCTGGTGGCGACCTTCTGCTCTTACCCCTTCGGCGTGCTCTCCGACCGCATCGGCCGCAAGGCCGTCCTCCAGATTTCCTACGCCCTCTGGGGGCTCGTCTGCCTGACCATGATCCACGCCGACAGCGCGTGGATGGTCGTGGCGGCCTTTGTCCTCTTCGGGCTGCATCAGGCCGGCATCGACACGGTGCAGAAGGCCTTTGTCTCCGAGCTGGGCCCGGTGGAGTACAGGGCGAGCGCGCTGGGCGGCTTCCAGATGGTGACCGGCCTGTGCGCCCTGCCGGCCTCCGTGGTCGCCGGCCTGCTGTGGGACCGCTTCGGAATGGAGGCGCCGTTTATCCTGTCGCTGGCGCTGACGGCGGTTTCGGCAGCACTGCTGTTTTTTGTGAAAGAACGGCCCTGA
- a CDS encoding DUF3568 family protein, with the protein MLKRIALVAGLLSLAALTGCAVVAGDTVMGYESGKFVYHDGSLESVYKYPMDQVWDAARKALADLKATDIVPDRRIEKGTIDAVLYEEKVKITVTYLTRTDTTVSVRVGTAGSNIGAKYVHDKIEANLKK; encoded by the coding sequence ATGCTGAAACGAATCGCCCTTGTGGCCGGCCTTCTCTCGCTTGCCGCCCTGACCGGCTGCGCCGTCGTCGCCGGGGACACCGTCATGGGGTATGAATCGGGGAAGTTCGTCTATCACGACGGCAGCCTCGAGTCGGTCTACAAGTACCCCATGGACCAGGTGTGGGATGCCGCGCGCAAGGCCCTGGCGGATCTCAAGGCGACGGATATCGTGCCGGACCGCAGGATCGAGAAGGGCACGATCGACGCCGTCCTCTACGAGGAGAAGGTGAAGATCACCGTGACCTACCTCACGCGGACGGACACCACCGTCTCCGTGCGGGTCGGCACGGCGGGAAGCAACATCGGGGCGAAATACGTCCACGACAAGATCGAGGCGAACCTGAAGAAGTAG
- a CDS encoding rhomboid family intramembrane serine protease gives MGQLDKKSMLCPGCRRLISSDETSCPFCGLVNPGSPIRQGLSRFSLRDSESIIQFIIYANAAVFILALVLKPSEMGMSLNPFTLLSPSSTSLMLLGATGTFPIDYYHRWWTILTASWLHGGILHIAFNMLALHQLGPFVAQEYGTARFLVVYLLSGICGFLLSYLVGIPFTLGASASVCGLIGAILYYGKSRGGYFGTAIYRQAMGWIIGLVLFGLLLPGINNWAHGGGIAAGIAAGFALGYDERKRETLVHRIAAAVLAIATAGAVLFTIVQALLIRFS, from the coding sequence ATGGGTCAACTGGACAAGAAATCGATGCTCTGCCCCGGCTGCCGGAGGCTGATCAGCTCCGACGAGACCTCGTGCCCCTTCTGCGGGCTCGTGAACCCCGGGTCGCCGATCCGTCAGGGGCTCTCCCGGTTCTCGCTGCGCGACAGCGAGAGCATCATCCAGTTCATCATCTACGCCAACGCGGCCGTCTTCATCCTCGCCCTCGTCCTCAAGCCCTCGGAGATGGGGATGTCGCTCAACCCCTTCACGCTGCTGTCGCCCTCGAGCACGAGCCTGATGCTTCTCGGCGCCACGGGGACGTTCCCCATCGACTACTACCACCGCTGGTGGACGATCCTCACGGCCTCGTGGCTCCACGGGGGCATCCTGCACATCGCCTTCAACATGCTGGCCCTTCACCAGCTGGGCCCGTTCGTGGCGCAGGAATACGGCACGGCACGATTTCTCGTCGTCTACCTCCTGAGCGGCATCTGCGGCTTCCTTCTCTCCTATCTCGTCGGGATCCCCTTCACGCTGGGCGCCTCGGCCTCCGTGTGCGGCCTGATCGGCGCCATTCTCTACTACGGGAAATCCCGGGGCGGCTATTTCGGAACGGCCATCTACCGGCAGGCCATGGGGTGGATCATCGGCCTGGTCCTCTTCGGCCTCCTGCTGCCCGGCATCAACAACTGGGCCCACGGCGGGGGGATTGCGGCGGGGATCGCCGCGGGCTTCGCCCTCGGCTACGACGAGAGGAAACGGGAGACCCTGGTGCACCGCATCGCCGCGGCGGTCCTGGCCATCGCCACGGCGGGGGCCGTTCTGTTCACGATCGTGCAGGCGCTCCTCATCCGGTTTTCCTGA
- a CDS encoding class I SAM-dependent RNA methyltransferase, with the protein MAMRKGDVVTLTIETVAFGGEGIGRVENLVVFVPFTAEGDVAEVEIREAKKRFLRGRVRKLLTPSPDRVEPPCPYYQRCGGCHYQHIGYEKQVAMKGRQVAEAFARIGKFQSAPVEPALASPLPYGYRGKGEFHVERSRDGAFRIGFMDVGGGRLVDIERCAIMEDSINEQLAYLRRPTHSPPRVDRYVVWSLTGAGAEKHVVRLVKGREILVPHEGFFQANTALTDGLVDCVIELAALRPGDAVLDLYCGSGLFSLFLATSCARLTGIEIDGEAVGCARLNMARHGIENAVFHHGDVRDVLEREFGGGKGAADAIVLDPPRAGCEREVIDLVAGLRPSRIVYVSCDPTTLARDARLLVDGGFDLIAVRPVDMFPQTRHIECVALLVKR; encoded by the coding sequence ATGGCCATGCGCAAGGGGGATGTCGTCACGCTGACGATCGAGACGGTCGCCTTCGGCGGCGAGGGGATCGGCCGCGTGGAGAACCTCGTCGTCTTCGTTCCCTTCACCGCCGAGGGCGACGTGGCCGAGGTGGAGATCCGGGAGGCGAAGAAGCGTTTCCTCCGCGGCCGGGTGAGGAAGCTGCTCACCCCTTCGCCCGACCGGGTGGAGCCTCCCTGTCCCTACTATCAGCGCTGCGGCGGCTGCCATTACCAGCATATCGGATACGAGAAACAGGTGGCGATGAAAGGCCGCCAGGTGGCCGAGGCCTTCGCGCGGATCGGGAAATTCCAGTCTGCGCCCGTCGAGCCGGCCCTCGCCTCGCCCCTCCCCTACGGCTACCGCGGCAAGGGAGAGTTCCACGTGGAGCGCTCGCGCGACGGCGCTTTCCGCATCGGGTTCATGGATGTCGGTGGCGGCCGCCTCGTCGATATCGAGCGCTGCGCCATCATGGAGGACTCCATCAACGAGCAGCTCGCCTACCTGCGCCGGCCGACCCATTCCCCCCCGCGCGTCGACCGCTACGTCGTGTGGTCGCTCACCGGCGCAGGCGCGGAAAAGCACGTCGTGCGGCTCGTCAAGGGGCGCGAGATCCTCGTTCCCCACGAGGGGTTTTTTCAGGCCAACACGGCCCTGACGGACGGCCTCGTCGATTGCGTGATCGAACTGGCCGCGCTCCGCCCCGGCGATGCGGTGCTCGACCTGTATTGCGGCTCCGGCCTCTTTTCCCTGTTTCTGGCGACGTCCTGCGCGAGGCTCACCGGCATCGAGATCGACGGCGAGGCCGTCGGGTGCGCGCGGCTCAACATGGCGAGGCACGGGATCGAAAACGCCGTTTTCCATCACGGCGACGTCCGGGACGTCCTGGAAAGGGAATTCGGCGGGGGCAAGGGTGCGGCCGATGCAATCGTCCTCGACCCCCCGAGGGCGGGCTGCGAGCGGGAGGTGATCGACCTCGTCGCCGGTCTTCGCCCCTCGAGGATCGTCTACGTCTCCTGCGACCCGACCACGCTCGCCCGCGATGCCCGGCTGCTCGTCGATGGGGGGTTCGATCTAATCGCCGTCCGGCCCGTGGACATGTTCCCGCAGACCCGGCACATCGAGTGCGTCGCCCTGCTCGTCAAGCGCTGA
- a CDS encoding NUDIX hydrolase, with protein sequence MYATPTDAATVMLLRPRANAAEKAIEVLMVLRNRRSRFVPGYHVYPGGILDAEDYEPGIERFCRGIDRARASGILHDMSSPEKALGAWVAGIRESFEEVGMLIALRRDGSPVTIETEAERRRFCGYRKALNRGEMKFREMLEKEGLILPLERLHYFSHWITPEPLPLRYDVRFFLAEAPAAQAVNHDGKELTQHRWFTPAEALEEYEKGRIGLVLPQIMTLVDVSRFRTVEEAIAATIDRQVPANLTKIRRIGGADVEVMPDGTAYERRPPVYSWPEKE encoded by the coding sequence ATGTACGCAACGCCCACCGATGCCGCAACGGTCATGCTCCTCAGGCCCCGCGCCAACGCGGCGGAAAAGGCCATCGAGGTCCTCATGGTCCTGCGCAACCGCCGAAGCCGGTTCGTGCCGGGCTACCACGTCTACCCGGGCGGCATCCTCGACGCCGAGGACTACGAGCCCGGCATCGAGCGCTTCTGCCGGGGGATCGACCGGGCGCGGGCCTCCGGGATCCTGCACGACATGTCCAGCCCCGAGAAGGCCCTGGGCGCCTGGGTCGCGGGGATCCGCGAGAGCTTCGAGGAGGTGGGGATGCTCATCGCCCTGCGCAGGGACGGCTCCCCCGTGACGATCGAGACGGAGGCGGAGCGCAGGCGCTTCTGCGGCTACCGCAAGGCGCTCAACAGGGGAGAGATGAAATTCCGCGAGATGCTCGAGAAGGAGGGTTTGATCCTGCCCCTCGAGCGCCTCCACTACTTCTCCCACTGGATCACGCCCGAGCCCCTGCCGCTTCGCTACGACGTGCGGTTCTTCCTCGCGGAGGCCCCCGCGGCGCAGGCCGTCAACCACGACGGAAAGGAGTTGACGCAGCATCGGTGGTTCACGCCCGCCGAGGCCCTCGAGGAGTACGAAAAGGGCAGGATCGGCCTGGTCCTGCCCCAGATCATGACACTCGTCGACGTCTCCCGGTTCAGGACCGTCGAGGAGGCCATCGCCGCAACGATCGACCGGCAGGTGCCCGCCAACCTGACGAAGATCCGGCGGATCGGCGGGGCTGACGTGGAGGTCATGCCCGACGGGACCGCCTATGAACGCCGCCCGCCCGTCTATTCTTGGCCCGAGAAGGAATAG
- a CDS encoding LemA family protein, translating to MAKKGLWIALAVAAVIAFSLYGFVKGTYNEFVTLDEKVKSSWAQVENQLQRRYDLIPNLVETVKGYAKQEREVFIEVTNARAKVGGAGTIPDKIQANNELSSALSRLLVVVENYPELKSNQNFLKLQDELAGTENRIATERRRYNEAVQAYNIKIRSFPANLLAGLFGFSPATFFEAPAAARTAPQVKF from the coding sequence ATGGCAAAGAAAGGACTCTGGATTGCGCTGGCCGTGGCGGCCGTCATCGCCTTCTCCCTGTACGGCTTCGTCAAGGGGACCTACAACGAATTCGTCACCCTCGACGAGAAGGTCAAGTCGTCGTGGGCGCAGGTGGAGAACCAGCTCCAGCGCCGCTACGACCTGATCCCGAACCTCGTGGAAACTGTCAAGGGATACGCCAAGCAGGAGAGGGAAGTCTTCATCGAGGTAACGAACGCACGAGCGAAGGTGGGCGGGGCCGGGACGATCCCCGACAAGATCCAGGCCAACAACGAGCTCTCCTCGGCGCTGAGCCGGCTGCTTGTCGTCGTGGAGAACTACCCCGAGCTCAAGTCGAACCAGAACTTCCTCAAGCTGCAGGACGAGCTCGCCGGCACGGAGAACCGGATCGCCACGGAGCGGAGGCGGTACAACGAGGCCGTGCAGGCCTACAATATCAAGATCCGCAGCTTCCCGGCGAACCTCCTCGCGGGCCTCTTCGGGTTCTCCCCGGCAACGTTCTTCGAGGCGCCGGCGGCGGCGAGGACGGCCCCGCAGGTCAAGTTTTAG